TCTAGATCTAATTTGGACATGACAACAAGTTGACCCATTATACCGTATTTCTTCTAGTAAATCTCCTAATTGTTCGAATCCAATTTCTTACTAGTGAAGAATAGTTGGAATGAACCAGATCACAATTATGTTCATTTTCATCAGAAAGCTCGCTTTACTTGTTCAGTCTTCTATACTTGTTCAGTCTTTCTTCTTGGACTTAAACTTGTCAATACGTGTATCGCTTCAATAAGTCTAAAAGGGAGTAGAAGATGAAATGTGTACGCATTTGGTAAAACATAAAAGCTTCCTTTTCCATTGATCTGGGAATAggaaaaaagtatatatataccTGTGCCGCATTGAGTTTTTCACGATGGAACTGCAAAAATTTTCCTAGAGCAGAAACAGCAGCATCATGGGCCATTACATATTCTATCTGCAACGCCTTAGGATGGTCTATAACCGCTTTCAAAGCATAAAAAGCCCCTGCCGAAGAAAAAAGTGATGTGATTTATTACAGTAACAGACTGCACTGGACTAACTCATGTAGCAGAAAGCAGTATCACAAGCAACCTTTAAGAAGAGACTTGAATGCAGACCCACCAAACTCAGCAAATATCCCAATTGCCTGCACAGCCACCTGAAACGACAGTATTTTGAATCAGAAATGCACCACATGAATGCGTGCCAACATTACAGGCATGAGTGGGAGATAAACCTCTAGAACTTCGGGGTTCTCATCCTTGCATGCCTCAAACAGAAACAGAAGACAAATATTGTACTGCCTGTTTTATCAGATTGTATTAAGCACATTTAAATAACAAGCTGAATCAATAAAAACGAAGTGTTCTACCTGAATGCTTCTTCTGGGAATTGCTTCGCAACATCACAAAATATGCGCAAGCCAGTTCTTCGCTCTTTAGCTATTTTATCCTTTTCCTGAAGGCAAAGAAACAagggaaaatgaaaacaattagATCGGAATTGGAAAGTCATCAGGGTAGCCTAGAAGCAGCATTCATGCTACAGTTTTATGGATGAAACTGAGATCAGTTAGCATCACAGAATCTGAGCAGAAATGAATGGTTAAACTCACCCACATAAGTTGTATGCAAGGCAAAAGCTTGCCAAGGAATGGTGAGAAAGAAGACTTTTGTATTCTGATGAAAGTGGCCAAACAATCAACGGCCTGCATCAAGAAATGAACATAAGGCAAGAAACAGAACTCATTTCAAGGAACCTGCAcagataattaaatttgaaataagcGGCAAGGCATATCTAATTAAAGATGACAAAAACTACAGACTTTGTCATAAACTTTTTGTTCTTCTTGTAACGTCTGCTTTATTACATCAATGTCCCCTACTTTGCTTCTTGAATTCAAAACATTCATTATCTTCTTCAAGAACAAGTCAGTCTGGTCTTCATCTAGAACAGGTCCAGACATCTGAAAGATAAAGAGCACATTAGTACGCGAACAGCATTTTGCTATAACATATGAATTCGATTAGCAGAATCATTATCCTTGGAAAGATAtatagagggaaaaaaatatgattaaagtAGAAACAAGCAATTTGAATTCTTCTGATGTAAGATCATAGACAGCTATACGCAGTACAGATTTATTAAAAGCAATACAGACCTTCATGCATTCCTCCAATGAGTCCAAAATTATTGCAGCAATTTCGGGCAAGGATTCCTACTCAGCAATAGcaattacaaattacaaatttcTTAAATGGCAGCGAAGCTTAACAAAAAGTCatttctttgattaaaaaaaaaatgtcatttccAGATAGAAATTACCTTACTTAGTGCTTTTACCAAAGCTGGTAACACATCAGAACATAACTTCTCGAAAGGAGATTCATCAGACAATTCAAGATTCCctttttgttttgcttctttAGATGATTTTAATAGCACTGGCATGGCTAGTGTGgaagcacaaaaaaattaaattgttactGTCAGTGATGCAGGAGCATtcctgataaataaaaaatttacattgaGAAATTAAGATGAGATAAATGGTGCTTAACAAGGTTTAGGACAGCTGAAAACTCTCATAACAAGCTCAGATTTTGAATTTAACTTCAAAGGAAAAACAGTATTAATTCTAAGCAAAACACTATGCAATCCATATATGACTAGAAAGCTACACGTATCTAGGTTCTCATGCTTCAAATGGTGTGTGCGGTATCGGAGTTTCCTAGAGGAAGTTGTGACAGTTTTACTCCAAGGTGTGCAGGCTGTCAGGAAATCTGCAATCTATTCTGAGCATTAGTTTTAACTTGCAGAATTATGCCTTCTTTGTCAAGGAACATTGATGTGTAAATACCTGAAGCAGCAACTCTTCGAATCTCTTCGTTGAGTTGAAAGTTGAGAAATGGAACTAAAGTCTGAGCAACCTACACATATACAGCCTTTTACGTTTTGTTTGAAGAGATTCAAGAAAGGAAAATCATATGAAGTGCTACATAACTAACCTCTTCGATCCATACAGAAAGTCCTTCCTTCAACTCATCAGCAAGTAAATACAGCCCTTTACAAGCTGCAACTTTCTCCTCCAGGACCTTAGTCTTGATCCATATCTTTCGTTCTCCAAGGATCAGGGCCCTGATACTGTAAAAATCATATATCCCTCAGCAAAAGGAAAGGGctaaaaatcataatatcagATCATAATTCGAAACACCAAATGTTGCTATcttattgttaaaataatttcttctgAAAGcataaagctaaaagaaaagatTTCTCGATTTCAGAGTATAGCTTATGCCATTGTAGCATTGTTTCTACAAGTATAAAAAATCaggaataagaaaagaaatttactTATAACATATGCATTAGaggaatgaagaaaaattttcATCTTAAAAGCCAACCTTCCGTCTGATTCATCAACATTGTCAGGATTCTCAGGTATAAGGACATATGATCCAATTTTAGCAGACCTGAGCAAACGAGGAATGGAGACACTCATATAAGGTTTGAATTCTTTTCCCAAGCATTTCCCCAGTCTGGCCCATGCCTGAAACATGGTTATTGATTTGTGTTAGATAAAAAGCAGGTATAAATGAAAGTACTGCGTTTATGTTTCAAATGAAATCGAAGAAGTAACATTAACATACTTGCAACAGTTGACATCTCATTGGATCATTTGCCTCTAATTCAGATCTTTGTAAAGAGATAAGCATTTTCACAACCTTGTAAGAGATAACAAACAGTTAGTGAGGCAATGATCTCACAATTACATATCGTTTGGCCTTGCTGACCCCATCTGTTTGGGTTACAGGCTGACTTCAGGCGGTCTATTCTTAAAAACTTTATTGACAATTACCATATCAGTATCATCTCTGATCTTCTCCTTTCCTACAGCCATCCAAACCATAGTGATGCAATCCACGGAATTGGCAAGAAGGTTGTGATCAAGTTCTTTTTTCGCAGTCATCATTATAACCTTAAGGTAAGGCATGACAATACTGTAATACTCTGCAAACTGATCCTACagtgtcaaaataaaaggataaatgaaatgtaataaaaataaaacttagatTAAGAGACTATCAAGAAGTACCTGTGATGAATAGGCAACTGCTGACAATACTTTCAAAGTTTCACCCTTGATCATGTGCTTTTCTTCCTGCATTAGTGCCAAAATGAATTATAAACAAGGGTGCATACAGTAGAATGAATTGTATTTAAGATAATATACCCTTAATTCTTTGAGCAATTTGGTGACAATTTCTTTTAGGTAAGGATTTAGAATACTTGGAGTGCAGTTCGAGGTGAATTCAAACAATGCTGAATAAGCTTGCACCTGAGAGGATATAATAAGTAAAATATGAAGAATCAAGGATATAAAATCTATAGGCAAGATGGCAAAAGGATACTGATAATACAAGATTAAGCCAGGATTAACTACTTCAGGAATCGAAGTACCTGAACGCGGGGATAATTGAAATCATCCATGGCTTTCGTTAATGCAGGAAGAACTTGGTCACGATACTGGTCTTGAAATTCAGGTTTCAAATTCTTGGAAAATTGTTTAATTGTATATAAAGCTGTCAAACGCACACAAGGGTGCATGTCTTCTTTGACACTTCTTATAATTCTTCCTGCCATTTGATCCCAACTGTGTTTCGACTCCTGCAAAATATAGAACCTTAGGGATGATTTTGAAGTCCAATAAAGCCACAAGAATTAGAACCAATGACAAAACATTAGAATGGAAAAGGAGAAATAATCTGAGACCTTTAGACTTGAGCATCTCTCTGCAACAATGCCAAGGGAAAGAACCGCAGCGTGGCGGCTCTGCCAATCTTCAGcacaaaaattaattgcaaataaTCGGGGGAAATACCTCATAAGAACTTCCCCACCTAAGGCGGCTACAATTCTATCCAAGCACCTTACCGAATGCAGATTCTGTGTATCACTCTCCGCAGTTCCCCATTCTGAGTCATCTTTCAAATTTGCTAGCAGAAGCAAAATCTTTTCAAGAAACTTTGGGATTGCGAATTGCGATCCTAGCAACATCTGTCGACCCTGAACTCTTTCTTCAGCTAAAGCAATCACAAATTCTAGTGCAAGAATTCTTGTTTTGTCTTGGAGTTCGACTTCACCTAGGATCCTAAGCACAGATAGAACTACATAATCAAATTGGCTACTCAAAGTCCATGGCTTCTCCTTTGTCAACACAGTCAATTCCTTAACTACCGCCTGTACATCTTTGTCTGATTTATGCTCAACCAAAGTGGAAATGGTCTCCACTATTTGAATCATAAGGACACTATACCTATCATGATTCGATCGATTCGTCCAGTACAAGAGAAAACGATTTGAGGTCAGAACTGCCTCAACCTGTACCTCTAAACTCATATAATCAGAATCAAATATATCCACTAAACTATCATAAAAGGAATCAGGACTAACAACCAGATCTTCGACAGCACAATGCGGAATCAACTTATAAAGCAAAGAAACAGCATACTTCACTTTTTCTTCAGAATCAGAATCCAAAGATTCATAAACAAACTCAAGAAGCTCAGGCCAATCATTTCCAAGTCTTACTTCTTTAGTGGCAATCTTGGCGACAAAATCGCGAATCTTATTCAAATTCTTTATTGAACTCTCTGtattcaaaaaatcaagaattgcagatttgatttctttatccaaGAAAGAGGTTTCTTGACAAGGTCCTTCCTTACCTTCTGTCAGAATCTGGCATAGAATATCAAAGGCATACTCCTTGCAGTTTCCAAATTCAGAGCCGCAAGTCTTATAGAAAGAAACAAGGCAAAAACAGAAGGACGTAAGGTAATTGTTTTTAAGGTAATTCAAGAGGTTTTGGGCATACATTAAATCAGTGGAGGTTTCAGGGAAGTTAAGCTCTTCAATAAGACAAGTAAGAGGTAAGGTATCTGGTGATTCCAGGATTTCCATGGCTTTACTTCTGAGATAGTCCCTGGTTGAATTCAGGGATGACTGCGTCGGCGGTGAAAGTAATGGTGACCTCTGTGAGCCCAATGATGGTGGCCTTAGTCTTGATGTTGGTGGTGGTGACCAGTTTATGGCTGAATTTGGGTTTCCTCGGGTCGGACGGAGTTTGGCCCTCAAGAGCGAAGGCAGGGACATCGATGGTGGTGTAGCTGAATCCTGAGGTAGTGGCGATGAAGTAGTGGAGGCCATTCTTGAAAGATTCTTAAAAATGGAGAGTTTCTTGAAGAAGAGCTGATGTTAATCATTTGAAGGGAAGGACTGAAATTTTAAAAGGGCGGGCTTTCTGGTTTTAGTTAGTTGGTTGTTGAATCTAACATAATGTGATttcagggactaaattgaagcaTTTTCTTTAATGAGGTGGTCAAATTGGAAACATTAGATTAATCACGGGGCTTATCGTCCCACTCCCtcttaaaatcattattattaaacttgccctgtccataaatttttttattaactggATCAAGGTTCAGACCCGCTAGCTGGAATTAACACCATGCAAGATGTTAGATTCGCAAACATAATTATACCATCTTTACAGAGATgggttaaagaaaataaacaggtTTAACATCACTGATAGGGGAAAATGGCATTAGTCTTGAACTATTACCAGACTTTGAGGCATTTTCACTAACACTGGCGGCTGCGCagatcatattttctttttatgggtgTAGTTGTTATTGAATGCTCTCCAATTTCTTCTGGAACTATGAAGTAGGGATCTCAATGATTAAATCAAGCTAATATATCAAGTTATTAAGTTGACGTTTATGGAAATCTCAATGAGTTGTCTTGCTAGTCAAGGAAGTTTGTTTCATTCCTTAATTTTCTAggttcaaatctttttttttttaagattagcgTGGGTGTCCGGCCAGCTTgcatgcacctcgactaatcttacgggtcctgaagttaacgaccatgtaatcCTTCAGTAGccttgaggtttgtgagactcgaacatGTGATTTCTAGAAAGTAAAATGTTAAATCTTGACATTACACTTGATAGTAAAAAATTTCTTGAACATAAAAATGATTGTTCAGGTTATTAGAAACTTTTTGGTATTGTTATTACAATCGCTCATcaaattagttttgaaattcATTGATCTGACTTCTTATTtaacttatattttaaattaaattgtgttgaagttatttttatatgattcaaataacttaatatatttaaaaataacttgataatCGGGTAAAAATATGGGTTGagttaaacaaaaatcaagacaacaagaaaacatgttaataagAGAAGGAGGAATTATaatagaatttgtttttcaatagaGTTTAAATTATCGATATGGCCTGTGAGAGGTTCTCTGCTCGTATATTGAGGAGTGTATTAGGTGATAAGAGTGAGTTCTCAACCTCTTGGTTGTTTCTGTGCATGAAGCTTTCTTGGAGTCTGGTCTTGTTGGATTCGATCCTGTATCTAGAACACCTGTTGATGGACTTCAATTCCCAGAAGAGTGGCCTTCATCAGCTACCCCACTGTCGCTTTCCTACACTCTTCCTGAACTTTTGGAGAAGGAGGATGTTTCTGAATCAATTGTTTTGAATATAAGGAGGTTGATCAATAATGGTGCTGTAGTTTCAGGGTCTTCGGCCGAGAGCAGGACAAAGTTGTATCTGACTTTCGATCAGAATAGATTTGCCCCAGTTTTGGATTTGTTGCAGACAAATTTTCTTGAGAACGACAGGATGAGCGAAGTTAACGAGTTTTGGAAAGCCTCGAAGGATCAGCATGTTATGCCGTTGTCCATATAACTTTCCGAGAGGACTGGTGAGACTTCCACCTTGCTTTATGAGCCTATCATCAGATTTAAAGCTCAAGATTTGGGGTTTCTTCCTGCCACGGATGTCGCGACACTTCATGCATTAATTCAAAGCAGCAGAGTTTGTGTTCAAACAATGATATATGGAAGCAGAAGTATGTGGATGAGTTTGGAGACGCCTCCGAACCCCAAAGCTTTGGAAATTGGAAAAACAGATTTGGCTCGGATTGGAAGATTAAGAAGAACAATGACGAGGAGACAAAATCTGAGTCCTGCCGGCAGGATTTCTTCGACCCCAGAGGCTCTTTCACTTCCCAATTCAGGCCTTCTCTTTTGACGCTGAATACTTATTttaaagagaaggagatgatgTCCATAGCTCGAGCAAATGCAAGTTTCTGGATGTCGATGTTTTCTGCTGGATCTTAGAGTAACATGAAGTCCACTTGAGAGAGTGCATCAGTTTTGATGTTTATTTGTCATATGGTTGGACTCATGCATTCTCTCAGCTGTAATTTTATCTTCTTCGATTGTTTATGTTCATAATTCAACTATCTTGGGGCTCGCCTTCAGTCTTTTTCattgattaaattttgtttgcatGGGTTTCAAACAGTAAAGcttcaagaaaaattttaagTCTAAATTCAAAGAGGACACGGGAgcaaaaaagattattttttttttcaagaaattattaaGACAAAATTGTGTTGTGcacagtttttttcttaagatttttttaccaaaaatatCTCTAGTAAAACTCACtactttgtttatatatttcattctgatataagaatattttatatatatatatatatatatatatatatatatatatatatatatataacatgttttgtgtaataaaaacttatcatgaaaagcaagtttaaataaagaataaaatataaataaatcttgataatttttacgtgaatgtataagaaaataaaagaataattaatttaaataaaaatgtataaaaaattcacaattaaaaaaaatagatattttactcttattgaatattcatgagaatttttaatagaaaaatatctacattaaaaatatctaatcttATGATGTCatcacatgttttttaaaatattattgtaattattatatttaaaaaggatttcattttaaaatattaaaaaatttaaaaaataaaaaaagaccagCATAATCAAGCCTAGACATGTTTGAACTTGAAAGGACAACCTAGATGTGTTTCGccatggaaagctaagacatccgtacatgtttttaaaaaaacacaagtcagCTCCAATACAAATAAATTCTTTCAAGTTCTATTCATTTCAATCATGTTTTCATGTATGAGCAAAAGAACCCGTATTCAGGGCTACTTGGTACTGAAGGGAAACTACATGGATTTCAACTAAAGCGAACAAAAACATCTTACCTATAATGAGTTTACCAGGGAATGAGGCGAGACTATTAACACTCTTAGCTATACCAGTGAACAAAAACATCTTACCTATACCAGTTCACCGTGTACAGAGAATAAAAACGAGAAATAACTGAACTCTCAAGGGTCTCTTTATTAGATATGATTGGTGAACAGAAGCAGAAGCTGCCGCAAACTGGAACATGTTCTAAAACCTAAGCAACACAAACAGTTAAGTCTCACATCTTACACACCGAGCGTTTACAGGGAAATGCTATTTAATTGCAGGACATGTTACAGTGAAATAAACAGAATCTAAAAATAGCCTTATTGGATGTACTCCGGATGTTCCAGAAGCCTAGACCATTTGCCAAACAAGGCCTTGCACGGCTTGAATGAAGAGGTACAAAGAAGAGTGAATTTgcaagtttattaaaaagatcaaaaatcCAGAAGTCACTTCTTTAGCAGCAGTGCACTGCATTGAGCCATTATTTTTGATGCCCTGGTAATAGAATCAGTCATATAGAAATTGTCTATAGCAGCTTCGAAAGGAGTTGAACTCATCTTCTTAGTGACATCAGGCTTCAATGAAGCCCAAAAGGTAGCTGGCTCTCTTTCTTCCACGCTCAGGAGGTTTGGCGCAACTGTCTTAATCCGGGATCGGATGGCCCCAACTGTATCGTAGGGCAACCGCACCCCCGCTACCTCAGAAAGAGCACGAATTATCTTCCAGTCATCCCTGGCATCACCAGCCGTTGGAACTGCAGGCAAAGTCTGTTGCGTACACCCTTCTGTGTTTTCATATGTCCCTTCCTTCTCACTGAATGCTGATGCTGGTAGAATTACATTGGCACGATACACACCACGGTCCCCATGGTGCCCCTGATATACAACAAAGGCATCATTTGGAAGCTTTTCCAAATCCACATCATCAGCACCCATCAGATACACAAACTTGGCACTCTCAATACTTTGGCTCGATTCTGGCACAAGTCCAAGGTCAAGGGCTGCAGCTTGGGCAGCATTGAGAAGCAACACATTGAAACCATTCCAGTCAGGTCGTACAACATTCCCATTTTTCGCTATGGCTTCTACAGCAGAGAAAATTGCATCCTTGTCCGATCTCTCAAAGAGTCCAGCACCAACGATGATGGCTGGATTTTTGGCATTTGAAAGTGTCGAGCAAAAGGGGTGACGACCCTCTGCGATTTCAGTTAGAGTTTCAGGACCAGTGCCTAGATGCTCACAATCATAGTTGAAATCAGTGGGAGGGCCAACATAAGCAACCTTAGCATTACTTCCTCGAACTGTCTTGCGGATTCTGGCATTTACCATGGCAGCTTCTACCCTTGGCTGACAATTCATTAAATGAATTATGAGATTACATGACCGATAGTCCCAATCAATCCAAACGCCTTGTAAACAAGATTACTTCAAAGTCATTGTGGCAATGAAAAAGTGTAAAGGAGTGTACAAATGCAAAGAACAAATTCAAGACATCATACCCGCAGAAGACAAGTTCATAGTTGTAAAGTCATATGCGATGATATAGTGGCTGTAATCCAAGAATTCAATTCTGCAAATGATTGAAAATGTCAATGAGATTACCTGGGTTCCAACCAAGAGGAAAACATCTGCATTCTCAAGACCACTAATGCCACTGTTCATAATATATCCAGATCGTAGATCAGCATTTGGGCTAGGGCCATTTCCTTCACACCACACATTATTTGACCCCATTTTGTTTAAGAAATCTTTCAGAGCCATCATGGATTCAGCATCAGATAGTTTACCAGCAATGCCCACCATTTCCTCTGGCTTAACTTGATGAGCAATCTCAGCAACCACAGCTAAGACGTCATGCCAGCTCACAGCCTTAAAGCGCCCATCTGCACCGCGAATCATAGGATCATTTAGCCTCTGCCTCTTTAAACCATCATAGCAAAACCGAGTTTTGTCTGATATCCATTCTTCATTTATATCCTGAAATATGTCAGTCCAAAATCATGAGTAAGCACCCTTGCAGTCTTGTACACCAAAAACACTtaaaaccataacaaaaaaGTAGATAgcgttggttttttttttcccttttaatctaaaataatcaTAGTAGGATATTAAAAGCAAAGTATATTGAAGTGCTTTGCCccttaattaaaataagtaaaatacaCAAGCTTGATTGCCTCCAAAGTGATTCACTTGATAGAAATTAAAGCCATACAACCCTAAATCAATCTGTTGAATGAAACAAGTTAAATGGACCTGATAATCCTTCATGAACCAAAACAGCGCATCTAACATAACTTAACAATAACTTATATTGTGTAACATTAAACCACAATAAACACAGCAGCCTACTTGTAGAATGCTACAATTAAGCCATTGATATATTTATTCCCTCGCAATAGAAAAATCTACTGGTAAATTGTTGTATATTATATAGTTTAACATTTATAAGCTCACAACACCCTTGTCAACATCAGCAGATGGATACAATGCAAAACCACTAGTAGACCTAATTGTCAAATATGAAACAATAGCCTTATTTCCTCTTCACGGAAAATTATGACCCCTTCAAAGCACGGGACAAATTTGCTTTCAGAAGGAAGCAATTTGATGCTTTGGTTAGACCAACCAATAAACTatctgaaaaataaagaaaataacacaCTACAGTGCAGGGAATCTACCTCATTCAACCGTGGAGTGATGCGCAAGACCTCTGGACCTCTGCTATCAATCCGGATGTTGGATCCAACTGCATCAGTGATATCAATGGTCTCTGTACCTTTCAACTCCCAATTTCGAGCTTTAAATGCAAAAGGTTTCGACGTAAGGGCTCCCACAGGACAGATATCTATCACATTTCCAGATAGCTCACTTGTCATAAGTTTTTCAACATAAGTTCCAATTTCTTCTCCACTGCCACGACCTAACATGCCAAGATCCTGAACCCCGGCAATTTCTGAGGCAAACCTCACACACCTGTGggtcaacaaaagaataaattagTTTGCATCAGAAGATAGTACAGTGCGCGCAAAACTACAACCAAGATTTATAAATGCTAACAGATAGCAAGAAAAGGTTGATGGAAAATTACACAGCAATCAACTGTAACTTTAACCATTACCAATGCTGCATCATTTGCAATTACATCAAAGATTCATTTTTACCACAATACCCCACTGCACACGACCTAACTTGATCACATTACATCACTAGagtgaaaataaatcaacagaTCTCTAATGCCTAATCAACCAACATATCAAATGCTAAAATGAACTAACAAGATAAGTAGATGAAAGATTACCCAAGACAAAATAAGTTGCTTAAAGCAGAAAAGAGAAAACTTGCTGGCTTCCAATAAGTTTATCATAAAAAAGGGTAAATGATAGTAGTTTTTCCATGGCAGGCAGGACTATTTTAGGAATTATCTCATTCATCAATTTGGGACATCCAGCATAAATTGCTTCCAAATATAATTGATAGAGGGAGAGGTGGCAAAAGCAAGAAAACACAAACTACAGGATATCAAAGGAAATGCATGCAGAAAACAGAACAATAACATGATCATAATATTGAACAGGAA
The DNA window shown above is from Populus trichocarpa isolate Nisqually-1 chromosome 4, P.trichocarpa_v4.1, whole genome shotgun sequence and carries:
- the LOC127905215 gene encoding uncharacterized protein LOC127905215, whose amino-acid sequence is MPYLKVIMMTAKKELDHNLLANSVDCITMVWMAVGKEKIRDDTDMVVKMLISLQRSELEANDPMRCQLLQAWARLGKCLGKEFKPYMSVSIPRLLRSAKIGSYVLIPENPDNVDESDGSIRALILGERKIWIKTKVLEEKVAACKGLYLLADELKEGLSVWIEEVAQTLVPFLNFQLNEEIRRVAASGIYTSMFLDKEGIILQVKTNAQNRLQIS
- the LOC7487412 gene encoding uncharacterized protein LOC7487412, whose product is MPVLLKSSKEAKQKGNLELSDESPFEKLCSDVLPALVKALSKESLPEIAAIILDSLEECMKMSGPVLDEDQTDLFLKKIMNVLNSRSKVGDIDVIKQTLQEEQKVYDKAVDCLATFIRIQKSSFSPFLGKLLPCIQLMWEKDKIAKERRTGLRIFCDVAKQFPEEAFRQYNICLLFLFEACKDENPEVLEVAVQAIGIFAEFGGSAFKSLLKGAFYALKAVIDHPKALQIEYVMAHDAAVSALGKFLQFHREKLNAAQFLKTWLRHLPLENNLNEAKVAHHQLCSLVEVSDVELLGPKKKNLHKIVTVYAEILWAGKKLATEETVSQMIKQLELYRRRSILSTWRSFMLSMENHLRRKLESKLSS
- the LOC112327272 gene encoding importin subunit beta-3-like, with product MASTTSSPLPQDSATPPSMSLPSLLRAKLRPTRGNPNSAINWSPPPTSRLRPPSLGSQRSPLLSPPTQSSLNSTRDYLRSKAMEILESPDTLPLTCLIEELNFPETSTDLMYAQNLLNYLKNNYLTSFCFCLVSFYKTCGSEFGNCKEYAFDILCQILTEGKEGPCQETSFLDKEIKSAILDFLNTESSIKNLNKIRDFVAKIATKEVRLGNDWPELLEFVYESLDSDSEEKVKYAVSLLYKLIPHCAVEDLVVSPDSFYDSLVDIFDSDYMSLEVQVEAVLTSNRFLLYWTNRSNHDRYSVLMIQIVETISTLVEHKSDKDVQAVVKELTVLTKEKPWTLSSQFDYVVLSVLRILGEVELQDKTRILALEFVIALAEERVQGRQMLLGSQFAIPKFLEKILLLLANLKDDSEWGTAESDTQNLHSVRCLDRIVAALGGEVLMRYFPRLFAINFCAEDWQSRHAAVLSLGIVAERCSSLKESKHSWDQMAGRIIRSVKEDMHPCVRLTALYTIKQFSKNLKPEFQDQYRDQVLPALTKAMDDFNYPRVQVQAYSALFEFTSNCTPSILNPYLKEIVTKLLKELREEKHMIKGETLKVLSAVAYSSQVLLDSLLI
- the LOC7487410 gene encoding NADH dehydrogenase [ubiquinone] iron-sulfur protein 1, mitochondrial, which gives rise to MGLGLLASRLIRPQKTAARNLLLRSIVTKPELQSAEPATTPQPDLPPRTPLGGARVHFPNPDDAIEVFVDGYPVKIPKGMTVLQACEVAGVDIPRFCYHSRLSIAGNCRMCLVEVEKSPKPVASCAMPALPGMKIKTDTPVAKKAREGVMEFLLMNHPLDCPICDQGGECDLQDQSMAFGSDRGRFTEVKRSVVDKNLGPLVKTVMTRCIQCTRCVRFASEIAGVQDLGMLGRGSGEEIGTYVEKLMTSELSGNVIDICPVGALTSKPFAFKARNWELKGTETIDITDAVGSNIRIDSRGPEVLRITPRLNEDINEEWISDKTRFCYDGLKRQRLNDPMIRGADGRFKAVSWHDVLAVVAEIAHQVKPEEMVGIAGKLSDAESMMALKDFLNKMGSNNVWCEGNGPSPNADLRSGYIMNSGISGLENADVFLLVGTQPRVEAAMVNARIRKTVRGSNAKVAYVGPPTDFNYDCEHLGTGPETLTEIAEGRHPFCSTLSNAKNPAIIVGAGLFERSDKDAIFSAVEAIAKNGNVVRPDWNGFNVLLLNAAQAAALDLGLVPESSQSIESAKFVYLMGADDVDLEKLPNDAFVVYQGHHGDRGVYRANVILPASAFSEKEGTYENTEGCTQQTLPAVPTAGDARDDWKIIRALSEVAGVRLPYDTVGAIRSRIKTVAPNLLSVEEREPATFWASLKPDVTKKMSSTPFEAAIDNFYMTDSITRASKIMAQCSALLLKK